A genome region from Sphaeramia orbicularis chromosome 19, fSphaOr1.1, whole genome shotgun sequence includes the following:
- the LOC115439303 gene encoding gap junction delta-3 protein-like, with the protein MGEWGFLGGLFDNLQAHSPMLGRFWLLLMLVFRILILGTVASDLFEDEQEEFACNTLQPGCKQVCYDMAFPISQYRFWVFHIVLIATPSMLFLMYAMHHHNKKDSRSKSSHSSSQVYREELHIRRLYVINVAFRLVAEVGFLVGQWLLYGFKVEAQFPCSRFPCPYTVDCFTSRPAEKTVFLCFYFIVGLIAALSSLAELFYSSAKWFCSNQEAPERSCVCQNLDNHKHEEVALTLEEKPQGKTLSESVPSSLRLKRGSLRSSASRKMSSIGSKPRSGRFVSTKTLMV; encoded by the coding sequence ATGGGTGAGTGGGGCTTCCTCGGCGGACTCTTCGATAACCTCCAGGCTCACTCGCCGATGCTTGGGCGTTTCTGGCTCTTGCTCATGCTCGTCTTTAGGATCCTGATCCTGGGAACTGTGGCCAGTGACCTGTTTGAGGATGAACAGGAGGAGTTCGCCTGTAACACCCTCCAGCCGGGATGCAAACAGGTGTGTTACGACATGGCCTTCCCCATCTCCCAGTACAGGTTCTGGGTGTTTCACATCGTCCTCATCGCCACGCCGTCCATGCTGTTCCTCATGTACGCCATGCACCACCACAACAAGAAGGACAGTCGCTCCAAATCCAGCCACAGCAGCAGCCAGGTGTACAGAGAAGAACTTCACATTCGGAGGCTCTACGTCATCAACGTGGCCTTCCGTTTGGTGGCGGAGGTAGGGTTCCTGGTGGGCCAGTGGTTGCTCTACGGGTTCAAGGTGGAGGCCCAGTTCCCCTGCAGTCGCTTCCCTTGCCCCTACACCGTCGACTGCTTCACCTCACGCCCTGCAGAGAAGACAGTCTTCCTCTGTTTTTACTTCATCGTAGGACTGATCGCAGCCCTTTCCAGCTTAGCGGAGCTTTTCTACAGCTCTGCCAAATGGTTTTGTTCCAACCAGGAGGCCCCGGAGCGCTCCTGCGTCTGCCAGAACCTCGACAACCACAAGCACGAAGAGGTGGCGTTAACACTGGAGGAGAAGCCCCAAGGAAAGACGCTTTCGGAGAGTGTACCCAGCAGTCTGAGGTTAAAGAGGGGATCCCTGAGGAGCAGCGCCAGCAGGAAGATGTCCAGCATCGGCTCCAAACCCAGGTCCGGGAGGTTTGTAAGCACCAAGACCCTCATGGTGTGA